The Poecilia reticulata strain Guanapo linkage group LG13, Guppy_female_1.0+MT, whole genome shotgun sequence genome has a segment encoding these proteins:
- the foxa3 gene encoding hepatocyte nuclear factor 3-gamma: MLSSVKMEAHDLPEWNTFYSEASEMYSSPSTMNPGLGSMSSMSYINLNPATASPAGMNMAYPSSSLSSSSLASMGTGPSHMSLSPVASSLSSSSLTPLGSTAPASLGSLSHYQNMSQSMSQLGYSPAGSLSRAGPKEIPPKPYRRSLTHAKPPYSYISLITMAIQQSSSKMLTLNEIYQWIMDLFPYYRENQQRWQNSIRHSLSFNDCFVKVARSPDKPGKGSYWTLHPQSGNMFENGCYLRRQKRFKIEDKAAKKGAKNQEGASGKGDRLGEDRSPTGGSEGAESAHSDNSHPSSSDDQPHQRNTLVSLDCPPLSSSHLHSPPASSASSSMSLSGSSPTSSSLLHSQTLAGGSHLLPSAMPPHMDLQSDPLKSLDPHYNFNHPFSITNLMSNEQKMDLKSYQDQFMAYNSYASSSPVGVKQIYDSSSPAAMDSGAYYQTLCSRSVLNAS, from the exons ATGTTGAGCTCTGTGAAGATGGAAGCGCACGATTTACCAGAGTGGAATACCTTTTACAGCGAGGCCAGCGAG ATGTATTCCTCTCCCAGCACCATGAACCCCGGGCTGGGCTCCATGAGCTCCATGAGCTACATCAACCTGAACCCGGCCACGGCCTCCCCGGCGGGCATGAACATGGCGTACCCCAGCTCCAgcctcagcagctcctccctGGCCTCCATGGGAACCGGGCCCAGCCACATGTCTCTGTCCCCGGTGGCGTCCTCCCTGTCCTCCAGCAGCCTCACCCCCCTGGGCTCCACCGCCCCGGCCTCCCTGGGCTCCCTGTCCCACTACCAAAACATGAGCCAGTCCATGAGCCAGCTGGGGTATTCCCCCGCCGGCTCCCTAAGCCGGGCTGGACCCAAGGAGATCCCGCCGAAGCCGTACCGGCGCTCTCTGACCCACGCCAAGCCGCCATACTCCTACATCTCCCTCATCACCATGGCGATCCAGCAAAGCAGCAGCAAGATGCTCACCCTGAACGAGATCTACCAGTGGATCATGGACTTGTTCCCCTACTATCGCGAGAACCAGCAGCGCTGGCAGAACTCCATCCGCCACTCGCTGTCCTTCAACGACTGCTTCGTGAAGGTGGCGCGCTCGCCGGACAAGCCGGGCAAAGGCTCCTACTGGACTCTGCACCCTCAGTCCGGCAACATGTTCGAGAACGGCTGCTATCTCCGGCGCCAGAAGCGCTTCAAGATCGAGGACAAGGCAGCCAAGAAGGGAGCCAAGAACCAGGAGGGGGCGTCGGGGAAGGGAGACCGCCTGGGGGAGGATCGGAGTCCGACCGGCGGCTCGGAGGGGGCGGAGTCTGCCCACTCGGACAACTCCCACCCCAGCTCCTCCGACGACCAGCCGCACCAGAGGAACACTCTGGTCTCCCTGGACTGCCCCCCGCTGTCCTCCTCTCACCTCCACAGCCCGCCggcctcctccgcctcctcctccatgtCCCTCTCCGGATCCTCCCCCACCTCCAGCTCTCTCCTCCACTCCCAAACTTTGGCCGGCGGCTCCCACCTGCTGCCCAGCGCCATGCCGCCGCACATGGACCTACAAAGCGACCCGCTCAAGTCGCTGGACCCCCACTACAACTTCAACCACCCGTTCTCCATCACCAACCTCATGTCCAATGAGCAGAAGATGGACCTCAAGTCCTACCAGGACCAGTTCATGGCCTACAACAGCTACGCCAGCAGCTCGCCGGTGGGAGTCAAGCAGATCTACGACAGCTCCAGCCCGGCCGCCATGGACTCCGGAGCATACTACCAAACGCTCTGCAGCCGCTCGGTGCTCAACGCCTCCTAA
- the irf2bp1 gene encoding interferon regulatory factor 2-binding protein 1 has protein sequence MSSPSSSSRRQWCYLCDLPKMPWTVVWDFSEVVCRGCVNYEGANQIEFLIASARQLKRSHGMQDGNVRSPGPSPNKHGSLARAEPGPDGGRQHAERFDRGGRGEGGGTTIRVPPNGLHRDGQPPQEVNRQSPSSSRRPMIGAAIPPSLVTQSIAGMPGLLAGMPAGLTARTAPMSSPMIFPAPVLAEMSRRQLGIGISSFITPELERELISSQAKSQTQTQAGTSGSKSTSLSSSSFSMAGGVSQTSPKPASSPARQQRPPTARSGAEPLGSSSSAEAATTAAALPNNGASELGSASVSNTHPTGNTLSCTLCHERLEDTHFVQCPSVPGHRFCFPCTRVYIQSRRGDGEVYCPSGERCPLDNSPNSPPWAFMQGEVSTILGAVQAPAGSASAAASGASSGSGAAPASGSGSGAAGGAGGGGSGGGGGGDVTVKKERET, from the exons ATGTCCTCCCCTTCTTCGTCGTCCAGGCGCCAGTGGTGCTACTTGTGCGACCTGCCGAAGATGCCATGGACCGTGGTGTGGGACTTCAGCGAGGTGGTCTGCCGCGGTTGCGTTAACTACGAGGGGGCTAACCAGATCGAGTTCCTGATAGCAAGCGCCCGCCAGCTGAAGCGGAGTCACGGCATGCAGGATGGCAACGTGAGGTCGCCCGGCCCCTCTCCCAACAAACACGGCTCCTTAGCAAGAGCAGAGCCGGGGCCGGACGGCGGAAGGCAGCACGCGGAGCGCTTTGACCGGGGAGGGAGAGGGGAAGGCGGCGGGACGACGATACGCGTGCCGCCCAACGGGCTGCACCGCGACGGGCAGCCGCCCCAAGAGGTGAACCGCCAGAGCCCCAGCAGCAGCCGGAGACCCATGATCGGAGCCGCCATCCCGCCCAGCCTGGTGACTCAAAGCATTGCGGGAATGCCCGGGCTGCTTGCGGGCATGCCAGCGGGTCTGACCGCCAGGACAGCGCCGATGAGCAGCCCGATGATCTTCCCGGCGCCGGTGCTGGCTGAGATGAGCCGCAGGCAGCTGGGGATCGGGATCTCCTCCTTCATCACTCCGGAGCTGGAGCGGGAGCTCATTTCCTCCCAGGCCAAGTCCCAGACTCAGACCCAGGCTGGCACCAGCGGCAGCAAGAGCACAAGCCTGTCTTCTTCGTCCTTTTCCATGGCTGGAGGCGTGAGCCAGACGAGCCCGAAGCCCGCTTCATCCCCGGCCAGGCAGCAACGCCCCCCGACGGCCCGGTCCGGTGCCGAGCCTCTGGGATCCAGCAGCTCCGCGGAGGCAGCCACGACTGCTGCGGCGTTACCCAACAACGGTGCCTCCGAGCTGGGGTCGGCATCTGTCAGCAACACCCATCCGACCGGAAACACGCTGTCCTGCACGCTGTGCCATGAGCGTCTGGAGGACACGCACTTTGTCCAGTGTCCATCCGTGCCTGGGCACag GTTCTGCTTCCCCTGCACCAGAGTGTACATCCAGAGCCGGCGGGGCGACGGCGAGGTGTACTGCCCCAGCGGAGAGCGCTGCCCACTGGATAACTCCCCCAACAGCCCACCCTGGGCCTTCATGCAGGGAGAGGTCTCCACCATCCTGGGCGCCGTTCAGGCTCCAGCGGGATCCGCGTCGGCAGCGGCATCCGGAGCCAGTTCGGGGTCAGGAGCTGCTCCGGCGTCTGGATCAGGGAGCGGAGCAGCAGGCGGCGCAGGTGGAGGTGgatcaggaggaggaggaggaggagacgtcACTGttaagaaagagagagagacgtgA
- the polr1g gene encoding DNA-directed RNA polymerase I subunit RPA34, whose product MPKDVSSSSSEDETVNVATETTERQREPARKTARLECPEDFVSFCHVPCSSTLADNLRNNENELWLIKAPASFDPHCFSGVQVPLSGLQTLKVPVGPVQQSYSVLASSHPTDLHLLTSDSRTSDGFVFAPAFSGLLNICESYGDAGAERAPHVVPAAPAPAIPAGLKQRFHPFGSKTPKLTYVAENEADGAAFGPSSTTLRPLVIKQFVEDGGRVDEDDEEEEEEEEGRKRKKKKKKEKRIKSEEVEVLLQMKPEPSDENLDENLAAGLPFGEEKTTKKKKKKKDREREEVEEGLEPGMNVKEESVSVKCEPLDVLYGDAAESSGKKKKKKKKKKKKSRTEEDVQS is encoded by the exons ATGCCAAAAGACGTTTCTTCGTCTTCGAGCGAAGATGAAACGGTTAATGTTGCCACGGAAACAACAGAACGGCAGAGAGAACCCG ccagGAAGACCGCGCGGCTGGAGTGTCCTGAGGACTTTGTGTCTTTCTGCCACGTCCCCTGCAGCAGCACGCTGGCAGACAATCTGAGGAACAACGAGAACGAGTTGTGGCTCATTAAAGCCCCTGCCAGCTTCGACCCCCACTG CTTCAGCGGCGTCCAGGTTCCCCTGTCGGGCCTCCAGACCCTGAAGGTTCCGGTTGGGCCGGTCCAGCAGAGCTACAGCGTCCTGGCGTCGTCCCACCCCACCGACCTTCACCTGCTCACCAGCGACAGCCGGACGTCGGACGGCTTCGTCTTCGCTCCGGCCTTTTCCGGCCTGCTGAACATCTGCGAGAGCTACGGGGACGCCGGCGCCGAGCGGGCGCCACACGTCGTGCCGGCCGCCCCGGCGCCCGCCATCCCCGCCGGCCTCAAGCAGCGGTTCCACCCGTTCGGCAGCAAGACCCCGAAGCTCACCTATGTGGCGGAGAACGAGGCGGACGGAGCCGCGTTCGGGCCGTCGTCGACGACGCTGCGGCCGCTGGTGATAAAGCAGTTCGTAGAAGATGGAGGCCGGGTGGATGAGGatgacgaggaggaggaggaggaggaggaaggcaggaagaggaaaaagaagaagaagaaagagaagcgGATAAAGTCTGAAGAAGTGGAAGTGTTGCTGCAGATGAAACCGGAGCCATCCGATGAAAATCTGGACGAAAATCTGGCGGCGGGTCTTCCTTTCGGAGAGGAGAAGacgacgaagaagaagaagaagaagaaggacagGGAgcgggaggaggtggaggaggggctGGAGCCCGGCATGAATGTTAAGGAGGAATCAGTTTCTGTGAAATGTGAGCCGCTGGACGTTTTATACGGCGACGCAGCGGAGAGTtcagggaagaagaagaagaagaagaagaagaagaagaagaaaagcagaactgAGGAAGATGTTCAGTCCTGA